AAAGAATTGTTCGACATCAGTTCCCCGCCCCACTTCTGCACCCCAGCGATCTTCTAAAGTAACACGAATCTCGGTTGATCTGTTTTCGAATTCTGTTCCTGCTTATCACTGTCACTCTCTTGCTATTTTGTACCCTGATCTTCCACTCTATGCGGTACTCTTGCCTATGTGGCACTCTTGCCTATACGGTGCTCTTGCCAGTGACTACTGCCCAACTCTCGCCCGTGACCAACTTTCCTTCTCCCACCTGGACTTCCACAACCCCCGTTTCTACTGCACCCACCACACCATTTCTCCCCATTTCACCGGAAACCCGGTGTGTGTGTGCGCCAACTCAACCTCATCCGTCATCCTTCGCTTCGCCCCTCCATCCCGAATCTCACTACTGTGCCACCCCATTCCTACGGCATGTCTCCTACCCGATTTGATGACTTGTACGCTACCAGACACACTAACGTGGTTCCAGGGAGTACTGACGCAACCTCCGGTGTACTGGCGTGATTCTTGGTGGCATCGTTGACGAAACGTTCAAGATGATTCACCGGAAACACGGTGTCTAAGGTATATGTCTGAGTCCGACGACCTCTTCATTCGGGAGGACCCGATCTTCGTTAACAAGGAACTCCTCGAGATCAGTCACCTCCCCGATGAGGGTCGGATCGTCGGCCGGGACGAAGAGATCGGCCAGCTCGCGAATGCCGTCAACCCCGCGATTTTCGGACAGAGTCCCAGCAACGTTCTCATCTACGGGAAGACTGGCACTGGCAAATCGCTGTGTGCGAAGTACGTTTCTAGACGCCTCGTCGATACGGCCGAAGAGGAAGGCGTCAGTGCGGTCTTCGCCTACGTTGACTGTGCACAGGACACGACCGAAACACAGGCCGTCCAGACCATTGCGAGCTCGGTCAACACCGACGAAACTGAGATCTACATTCCCGACAAAGGAATTAGCACGGCGACGTACTACAAGCGTCTCTGGCGCATTCTCAACAAGGAGTACGACGTCGCACTCATCATTCTCGACGAGATCGACAAACTCGAGGATGACGCGATTTTGATGCAACTCTCCCGCGCCGGTGAAGCGGGGAAAGTAACCGACTGTAAGATCGGCGTTATCGGTATCAGTAACAAGATCAAGTACAAAGACCGGATGGACGAGCGGGTCAAATCGAGCCTCTGTGAGCGCGAGTTCGTCTTCCCGCCGTACAACGCGAGCCAGCTGAATAACATCATGTCGGCGCGTAACGATGCGTTCCGCGACGGCGTACTCGAGGACGCGGTAATTCCACGAGCGGCCGCACTCGCAGCGCGAGAGCACGGTGACGCCCGAAAAGCGATCGACATTCTGCGGTATGCCGGCGAAATTGCACAGGCTGAAGGGGCAGCCACCGTTCGCGAGGAGTTCGTAGTTCAGGCCCGCGAACGTGCGGAAGTCGATCGGTTCCGTGAACTTATCCGCGGTTCGACGCCCCACTCTCGATACGTATTACAGGCGCTGACGGTTCTCTCACTCGAACACCGTCCTGACGGTGCATACAGCAATACGTCTGGCGAGAACGACGGCTTTCGAACGACGCGAATCTACGATATCTACGAGCAAATTTGTCGTCAGGAAGGTGCCGATACACTGTCGCTTCGTCGCGTTCGTGACCTGCTAAAAGAACATGCGTTTCTGGATATACTCGAACAGTCCCGACACAGCGGCGGGAGTGCGGAAGGAAGCTATACCGAACATACGCTTCTCGAGGATCCAGAAGTTGTCCGAGATGTGCTTGCAGATACTGTCGAGTAGGGACGGAACGGTGTTGGCTGGCGTCGACTGGTTCGGTTAGTTGGTTCCGGTTGGCACGGTCAGCTGATCTCGGCTGATCGATCACTGTCTGGTACTCTCCCAGTAGCTATACTGATCAGTGCAAGTCACGGACGACTGTGACTTGACGGCTGGTAATCGGTGAGCAGTGTGGGGGCTCGATTCGTTGCCGGTAGCAGACGATAGCAAGACGTTCCACCGGAAATCCGGTGTCTGTCCATCGTTTTGGTTCATACCGTTCTGCGGGTAACTGTTCACCGGAAACCTGGTGTGCACTGCTAGACATCGGTGACGTTTCACCGGAAATCTGGTGTCCTGACGATCACGGTCTGGTATGGGTGTTGACAGCACCACTCATATCCTGGGCGCACACCTGATTTCCGGTGAAAGCGAACGGTAATAGTTGGCTGGGATATTCTCGGCCCTATTTTCGACTTTTGATTGCGAGCGACTCGGTTCAGGTGAACCTGCTTAACCGAGTAGTTACCACGAGACTGACCCTGGATACCACGATATCGACGTTGATCGTATGAGTATGAGGGACTCACACTTCTGTGTCAGTTTCACCGGAAACATAGTGTGAGGTACTCGTGGCTACACCTCTTCACCCAACGATGAGGAGATGGGTGTTGTGCGTCCTCGTTCAGCCTGGACGTACCAGACCCATTTGAATCAACCCGAGATGGGTGCCGGGTGAACCCGTTTCCATTCGTCTGCGATCAGCTTCTGATCGTCAGGATGCCATCGTTCATTTTCACTTCGTTCGCGTCTGTCGGAATCCCGAATTCGAACTGTGTACCGTCGATAACGACGATTGCCGTTTCACCAACAGTGTCGAGCGTTGGTTCGCCAGCCACTTGCCCAAAGTCGACGGCAATGACTTGTTCATCGTCGTACTGGCGGTTCGTGATCGTAATCTCATCTTGTTCACCTGCTGCTGCCTCAAGTTCTGGTGGTGTTTCCATAGACGTTGTTCGCGGTCAGGAGCCGTAAGTACCGTGCACGAACGTGCCACCTGGGGACGTTATAGTGGGTCGCAGCCAATTCGTCACTCCCAGCATACTGGTAGACACGATTTGAAGCTGAGAAACACACGATTCAAAACTGCGAATATACGGCTCGAAACTCAGTTTTACTACAGTCCGACGATCGACACGAGTGGATCTCCCGAGAGCAGCAGGAGTACGTTGTTGATGACGAACAACGTATAGAAGGCAACTATCGCACCGATAAACTGGATATCACGCGGATGAGAGAGCACGTGCCCAATCCCCATAATGAGCAGTGCGTACAGCCCTGCTGCAAGCGGAACCCCTGGTAAGCCAAGAAATTCGAAGAACAGGACTGTCACCGGGTTCAGCTCGTTTGCATAGGGAACCACGAAAAATAACGTTGCGGCGACCATATCGATGAACCAAAGTGAAAGAAATGCGACTCGCAACGAGAGTGACTCTGGCGGATCGAAGTTTATTCGAGTGATTGTTTCAACTCTCATCTGTAGCTCTACATTGGGGCCGCCAGGAGTTACGTATTGACCTTGCCTACGCTACTGTGAGTTCTTCACACGCTCTCTACTGGCGCTTTTCTTCCCCGCCAGTTGCGACAACCAGTACTGCTTTCTCCATCTTCAATCGGGTATTACCTTCCACTGTCATGCAAGTATGGAGTTTTTCTATTGGTCTCGTTGTACCGAACCTGGAACTGGACCGAGACAGGTCATCGACGGACAAATCCTATTTCTCGCCGTTCTGTTTCCACTATATTTATTATATCTAGTTCCATACCGAATTGTATGTATGACCTAACCGGCTTCCAGCGTGACCTCCTGTACGTCGCTGCAGGACTCGAAGAACCACACGGCCTCGCGATCAAAGAGGAACTCGAGAACTACTACGAGAGCGAAATCCACCACGGCCGACTCTACCCGAACCTGGATACGCTCGTCGACAAGGGTCTCATCGAGAAGGGAACGGCTGACCGGCGAACGAACGTCTACAGCGTTACGCGCCGCGGCCGTCGCGAACTCGAAGACCGGCGCGACTGGGAGGAGCAGTACGTTTCTGACCTGGTCTGACCGGCAATCCGGTCTCAGTGTTTGCGTACGCCATCGGAAGCGATTCCTGTAGAAGACTGTCTCCTCTCTCCATTCGAAGCCTTTTCGAGAGTTGAACCACTCACGCCGCGTTCACTTCTGATGTCTGGTTCGTTGAGCACCAGTTAGTTTTCTCAGTCTAGTGGCTGTTGGCGCAGTCGCCGACCGGTGACCGGTTTATGCTGCTCGCGCGTGATTGTCTCTCTATGGACGGCACTGATCACGACCACGACCACGACAACAACGACTACCACGACAACAACGACTACCACGACAACGACGACCACAACAACGATCACGACCACAGTTCTGCT
This genomic stretch from Natrialba magadii ATCC 43099 harbors:
- a CDS encoding Cdc6/Cdc18 family protein, giving the protein MSESDDLFIREDPIFVNKELLEISHLPDEGRIVGRDEEIGQLANAVNPAIFGQSPSNVLIYGKTGTGKSLCAKYVSRRLVDTAEEEGVSAVFAYVDCAQDTTETQAVQTIASSVNTDETEIYIPDKGISTATYYKRLWRILNKEYDVALIILDEIDKLEDDAILMQLSRAGEAGKVTDCKIGVIGISNKIKYKDRMDERVKSSLCEREFVFPPYNASQLNNIMSARNDAFRDGVLEDAVIPRAAALAAREHGDARKAIDILRYAGEIAQAEGAATVREEFVVQARERAEVDRFRELIRGSTPHSRYVLQALTVLSLEHRPDGAYSNTSGENDGFRTTRIYDIYEQICRQEGADTLSLRRVRDLLKEHAFLDILEQSRHSGGSAEGSYTEHTLLEDPEVVRDVLADTVE
- a CDS encoding DUF7127 family protein, with the protein product METPPELEAAAGEQDEITITNRQYDDEQVIAVDFGQVAGEPTLDTVGETAIVVIDGTQFEFGIPTDANEVKMNDGILTIRS
- a CDS encoding PadR family transcriptional regulator, yielding MYDLTGFQRDLLYVAAGLEEPHGLAIKEELENYYESEIHHGRLYPNLDTLVDKGLIEKGTADRRTNVYSVTRRGRRELEDRRDWEEQYVSDLV